Proteins encoded within one genomic window of Entelurus aequoreus isolate RoL-2023_Sb linkage group LG26, RoL_Eaeq_v1.1, whole genome shotgun sequence:
- the zpr1 gene encoding zinc finger protein ZPR1 yields MSAIAQEHVRGESVFKDLSADDDDWQATEMSSLCMNCYQDGVTRLLLTKIPFFKEVIVSSFSCDKCSWSNTEIQSAGRIQEQGVCYTLKVRSKPDLDREVVKMDSATTRIPELDFEIPPFTQKGSLSTIEGLLDRAVAGLEQDQVARQAADPEVAGKINTFIQKLKKLKDVQEGFTLVIEDPSGNSFVENPMAPRKDEALTVSRFRRSVQQEKQLGLRADDDPEDEEPPGDDLDTMRSEVLVFNTNCPECNAPASTNMKLVQIPHFKEAVIMATNCDSCGHRTNEVKSGGATEEKGTKISLRISAASDMTRDLLKSETCNVLIPELELELGMGAVCGKFTTLEGLLTDIRDLVVSKNPFVCGDSGDSDRMRKLKEFGEKIDKIIAGEMKVHIILDDPAGNSYLENVYAPEADPEMTVEKYARSFEQNEELGLNDMKTEGYQEDN; encoded by the coding sequence ATGTCGGCCATCGCCCAGGAACATGTGCGGGGGGAAAGCGTCTTTAAGGACCTGAGCGCCGACGACGACGACTGGCAGGCGACGGAGATGTCGAGCTTGTGCATGAACTGCTACCAGGACGGCGTCACACGCCTGCTGCTCACTAAGATCCCCTTCTTCAAGGAGGTCATTGTCAGCTCCTTCAGCTGCGACAAATGCAGCTGGTCCAACACGGAGATCCAGTCCGCGGGCCGCATTCAGGAGCAAGGCGTCTGCTACACGCTGAAAGTCCGAAGCAAGCCGGACTTAGACCGGGAAGTGGTGAAGATGGACAGCGCCACCACCAGGATACCAGAGCTGGACTTTGAGATCCCTCCCTTCACGCAGAAAGGCTCCCTGTCCACCATCGAGGGCCTTTTGGACCGGGCTGTGGCCGGCTTGGAGCAGGACCAAGTGGCCAGACAGGCAGCCGACCCGGAGGTGGCCGGGAAAATAAACACCTTCATCCAGAAACTGAAAAAGCTCAAAGACGTCCAGGAGGGATTCACTTTGGTCATTGAAGATCCGTCAGGCAACAGTTTTGTGGAGAACCCGATGGCCCCCCGAAAGGACGAGGCCCTCACCGTGTCCCGGTTCAGGCGCAGCGTTCAGCAGGAGAAGCAGCTGGGTTTGAGGGCGGATGACGACCCAGAGGACGAGGAGCCACCAGGCGACGACTTGGACACCATGAGGAGTGAAGTTTTGGTGTTCAACACCAACTGTCCCGAGTGCAACGCCCCGGCCTCCACCAACATGAAGCTGGTCCAGATCCCTCACTTCAAGGAGGCCGTCATCATGGCCACCAACTGTGACAGCTGCGGACATCGGACCAATGAGGTCAAGTCGGGCGGTGCCACAGAGGAAAAGGGCACCAAGATCTCCCTGCGCATCAGCGCCGCGTCCGACATGACCCGAGACCTGCTCAAGTCCGAGACCTGCAATGTCCTCATCCCCGAGCTGGAATTGGAGCTGGGCATGGGGGCGGTGTGCGGGAAGTTCACCACCCTGGAGGGCCTGCTGACCGACATCAGGGACCTCGTCGTCTCCAAAAACCCGTTTGTCTGCGGCGATAGCGGCGATTCCGATCGCATGCGGAAGCTGAAGGAGTTTGGCGAGAAGATCGACAAGATCATAGCCGGGGAGATGAAGGTCCACATCATCCTGGACGACCCGGCCGGGAACAGCTACCTGGAGAACGTGTACGCCCCCGAGGCCGACCCGGAGATGACCGTCGAGAAGTACGCTCGCTCGTTTGAGCAAAACGAAGAGCTGGGTCTGAACGATATGAAAACGGAAGGCTACCAGGAAGACAACTGA